One genomic segment of Impatiens glandulifera chromosome 6, dImpGla2.1, whole genome shotgun sequence includes these proteins:
- the LOC124943351 gene encoding secreted RxLR effector protein 161-like, producing the protein MEKIPYASTVGSLMYAQVCTRPDIVYIVGVLRRYLSNPGLDHWEAAKRVMRYLKRTRSYMLTYRRSDNLEIIGYSDSDFAGCQDSLRSTSGYVFLLAGGAISWKSSKQGLTASSTMAAEFVACYEASSNMAKEFCH; encoded by the coding sequence ATGGAAAAGATTCCATATGCTTCGACAGTTGGAagtctaatgtatgctcaagtTTGTACGCGTCCAGATATTGTGTACATAGTTGGCGTATTAAGAAGATATTTGAGCAACCCAGGTTTGGATCACTGGGAGGCAGCTAAAAGGGTTATGAGATATCTAAAGAGAACTAGAAGTTACATGCTCACATATCGGAGGTCGGATAATCTTGAGATCATTGGGTATTCTGACTCTGATTTTGCAGGATGCCAAGATAGTTTAAGATCCACTTCGGGCTATGTATTCTTGTTGGCTGGTGGAGCGATCTCTTGGAAGAGTTCCAAACAAGGACTTACAGCTTCCTCCACCATGGCAGCAGAGTTTGTAGCATGTTATGAGGCATCAAGCAATATGGCTAAAGAATTTTGTCACTAA